A DNA window from Actinomadura coerulea contains the following coding sequences:
- a CDS encoding NUDIX domain-containing protein: MELVVVGAAILANGRLLAAQRAEPPHMAGGWELPGGKVDPGESDEDALVRECHEELAVKVRLVRRVGGDWRLSERALLRVWTAELLEGEPRPLEHLELRWLAPSELHTVPWLPGDRPVIDLLAAQGLT, encoded by the coding sequence ATCGAACTCGTGGTGGTGGGGGCGGCGATCCTCGCGAACGGGCGGCTGCTGGCCGCCCAGCGCGCCGAGCCGCCGCACATGGCGGGCGGCTGGGAGCTCCCCGGCGGCAAGGTCGACCCCGGAGAGTCGGACGAGGACGCCCTGGTACGCGAGTGCCACGAGGAACTGGCCGTGAAGGTCCGCCTCGTCCGCCGCGTAGGCGGCGACTGGCGCCTCAGCGAGCGCGCCCTCCTCCGCGTCTGGACGGCCGAACTACTAGAGGGCGAGCCCCGGCCCCTGGAGCACCTGGAACTCCGCTGGCTGGCCCCCTCCGAGCTCCACACCGTCCCCTGGCTCCCCGGCGACCGCCCGGTAATAGACCTCCTAGCCGCCCAAGGCCTCACCTAG
- the typA gene encoding translational GTPase TypA has protein sequence MPISTRDDLRNVAIVAHVDHGKTTLVDAMLWQSGAFRENQDVDDRVLDSNDLEREKGITILAKNTAVLHNGLTINIIDTPGHADFGGEVERGLSMVDGVVLLVDASEGPLPQTRFVLRKALAARLPVILVVNKTDRPDARIDEVVDETYELFMDLDADEGQIDFPIVYASGRAGRASLDKPADGAMPGSDDLEPLFKVITETIPAPAYDPDGPLQAHVTNLDASSYLGRIALCRVHAGTIKKGQQVAWCRRDGSVERVRITELMMTEALTRKPADEAGPGDIIAIAGIPDIMIGETLADPDDPRPLPLITVDEPAISMTIGTNTGPMAGREKGTKVTARMVKDRLDRELVGNVSIRVLPTERPDAWEVQGRGELALAILVENMRREGYELTVGKPQVVTREIDGKKHEPVERLTVDIPEEHLGAVTQLMAVRKGRMEHMTNHGTGWIRMEFLVPARGLIGFRTEFMTETRGTGMAHHVFEDYEPWFGELRTRPSGSLVADRSGAATAYAITNLQERGTFFVGPTTEVYEGMIVGENSRSDDMDVNITKEKKLTNMRSSTGDELERLTPPRLLSLEEALEFCREDECVEVTPAAVRIRKVVLDAKERERTRARTKRAG, from the coding sequence ATGCCCATCTCCACGCGCGACGACCTCCGTAACGTCGCGATCGTCGCCCACGTCGACCATGGCAAGACGACGCTGGTCGACGCCATGCTCTGGCAGTCCGGGGCCTTCCGCGAGAACCAGGACGTCGACGACCGCGTGCTCGACTCCAACGACCTGGAGCGCGAGAAGGGGATCACGATCCTCGCGAAGAACACCGCGGTCCTGCACAACGGCCTGACGATCAACATCATCGACACCCCGGGGCACGCCGACTTCGGCGGCGAGGTCGAGCGCGGCCTGTCCATGGTGGACGGCGTCGTCCTGCTGGTGGACGCCAGCGAGGGCCCGCTCCCGCAGACCCGGTTCGTGCTGCGCAAGGCACTCGCCGCGCGGCTGCCGGTGATCCTGGTCGTGAACAAGACCGACCGCCCCGACGCGCGCATCGACGAGGTCGTGGACGAGACCTACGAGCTGTTCATGGACCTCGACGCCGACGAGGGCCAGATCGACTTCCCGATCGTGTACGCGTCCGGCCGCGCCGGGCGGGCCTCGCTCGACAAGCCCGCCGACGGCGCCATGCCCGGCAGCGACGACCTGGAGCCGCTGTTCAAGGTCATCACCGAGACGATCCCCGCGCCGGCCTACGACCCGGACGGCCCGCTCCAGGCGCACGTGACGAACCTGGACGCCTCCAGCTACCTCGGCCGGATCGCGCTGTGCCGGGTGCACGCCGGCACGATCAAGAAGGGCCAGCAGGTCGCCTGGTGCCGGCGCGACGGTAGCGTCGAGCGGGTGAGGATCACCGAGCTGATGATGACGGAGGCGCTCACCCGCAAGCCCGCGGACGAGGCCGGGCCCGGCGACATCATCGCGATCGCCGGCATCCCCGACATCATGATCGGTGAGACCCTCGCCGACCCCGACGACCCGCGCCCGCTGCCGCTGATCACGGTGGACGAGCCGGCGATCTCCATGACGATCGGCACCAACACCGGGCCGATGGCGGGCCGCGAGAAGGGCACCAAGGTCACCGCCCGGATGGTCAAGGACCGGCTCGACCGCGAGCTCGTCGGCAACGTCTCGATCCGGGTGCTGCCGACCGAGCGCCCCGACGCCTGGGAGGTGCAGGGCCGCGGCGAGCTGGCCCTGGCGATCCTGGTCGAGAACATGCGCCGCGAGGGCTACGAGCTGACCGTCGGCAAGCCGCAGGTCGTCACGCGGGAGATCGACGGCAAGAAGCACGAGCCGGTCGAGCGGCTCACCGTCGACATCCCCGAGGAGCACCTCGGCGCCGTCACGCAGCTGATGGCGGTCCGCAAGGGCCGCATGGAGCACATGACCAACCACGGCACGGGCTGGATCCGGATGGAGTTCCTCGTCCCGGCCCGCGGCCTGATCGGGTTCCGCACCGAGTTCATGACCGAGACGCGCGGCACCGGCATGGCGCACCACGTCTTCGAGGACTACGAGCCCTGGTTCGGCGAGCTGCGCACCCGTCCGTCCGGCTCGCTCGTGGCCGACCGGTCCGGCGCCGCCACCGCCTACGCGATCACGAACCTCCAGGAGCGCGGGACGTTCTTCGTCGGCCCGACCACCGAGGTGTACGAGGGCATGATCGTCGGGGAGAACTCCCGCTCCGACGACATGGACGTCAACATCACCAAGGAGAAGAAGCTCACGAACATGCGGTCGTCCACCGGCGACGAGCTGGAGCGGCTCACCCCGCCCCGCCTCCTGTCGCTGGAGGAGGCCCTGGAGTTCTGCCGCGAGGACGAGTGCGTCGAGGTAACCCCGGCCGCCGTCCGCATCCGCAAGGTCGTCCTGGACGCCAAGGAGCGCGAGCGCACGCGCGCCCGCACCAAGCGCGCCGGCTGA
- a CDS encoding protein kinase domain-containing protein — protein MGEFDGAPPRDTRRDAGATRRDAGVPGPRPASATRREGHGPGDPLMRLPAVLGERYDVVAELPVQGAESDLLLVRDDDGAEFVVKIFRRGYRADREVWAKLPALQAPNVLRILETGHADGRDYEVAAYAPDGNLRTLMDEGPLPQEAVAEIAAQLAGGLRALHRAGIVHRDLKPENVLVLARDPLRLAIADFGLSRVLEQSVVFASSSRTLAYAAPESLSGQVSPARDWWSLGMIVRELATGRPPFQGLSETVVVDHLATRPVSADDVPEPRLRLLCQGLLTRDPRARWTGEQVREWLDGGSPRVAEESVPAGTGLPFRGRRYTGRTELARALVENWDHAAQYFFGRGETGEAWRSLRDWLAEIPDDSRIALVDGHLMTTLPSDVKLLHLVRWLDPAMPPHYLGRRITAADLPGLAGLAADRRHPDHRTACLIGRALWEHRLLPVLAGFAGGEELARVDDQWRAHVSAWNDLARWLREQAASPPGLAGRLPEAGAEEPPAVLLALLALAARPEETARLIAKGAARAREPVSEPVPWFTWMVDGAGDDPLRLLAVARAAPEAVAESESLTRERHAAEQRDEALRTHRADRERQRLAGRGPAMAKAVALTSPLLLFWLLGSWVIGSLFGGGEDDGTASVGLHSSSSGVSFGVLAVLSVLAWAVQCGSEVVAARAQGADYLPHGPWAMLSGILGAGGRGLSTASQTMSGAARRTGRRGCGCVLAAATLPLLLFLLLLAAVTSVASLLWVLVLIAVPAAHAVAAGVRLHHWRQARTIGGTP, from the coding sequence GTGGGCGAGTTCGATGGCGCCCCGCCGCGGGACACCCGGCGGGACGCCGGGGCGACGCGGCGGGACGCGGGAGTGCCCGGGCCGCGCCCGGCGTCGGCGACCCGGCGGGAGGGGCACGGTCCCGGGGACCCGCTGATGCGGCTGCCGGCCGTCCTCGGCGAGCGGTACGACGTGGTCGCCGAGCTTCCCGTGCAGGGCGCCGAGTCCGACCTGCTCCTGGTGCGCGACGACGACGGCGCCGAGTTCGTGGTGAAGATCTTCCGCCGCGGGTACCGCGCCGACCGGGAGGTGTGGGCGAAGCTGCCCGCGCTGCAGGCGCCGAACGTCCTGCGCATCCTGGAGACCGGGCACGCCGACGGCCGCGACTACGAGGTCGCCGCGTACGCGCCGGACGGCAACCTGCGGACGCTGATGGACGAGGGGCCGCTCCCGCAGGAGGCGGTGGCCGAGATCGCCGCGCAGCTCGCCGGCGGTCTGCGGGCGCTGCACCGGGCCGGCATCGTCCACCGGGACCTCAAGCCCGAGAACGTCCTGGTGCTGGCCCGGGATCCGCTGCGCCTCGCGATCGCCGACTTCGGGCTGAGCCGGGTGCTCGAACAGAGCGTGGTGTTCGCCTCGTCGTCGCGGACGCTGGCCTACGCGGCGCCGGAGTCGCTGTCCGGCCAGGTGTCGCCGGCCCGCGACTGGTGGTCGCTCGGCATGATCGTCCGGGAGCTGGCGACGGGCCGGCCGCCGTTCCAGGGGCTGAGCGAGACGGTCGTGGTCGACCATCTCGCGACGCGGCCGGTCAGCGCGGACGACGTCCCCGAGCCGCGGCTCCGGCTGCTCTGCCAGGGGCTGCTGACCCGCGACCCGCGCGCGAGATGGACGGGCGAGCAGGTACGGGAGTGGCTGGACGGCGGCTCACCGCGGGTCGCGGAGGAGAGCGTCCCGGCGGGCACCGGGCTGCCGTTCAGGGGCCGGCGCTACACCGGCAGGACCGAGCTGGCGCGCGCGCTCGTCGAGAACTGGGACCACGCCGCCCAGTACTTCTTCGGACGGGGCGAGACCGGCGAGGCGTGGCGGAGCCTGCGGGACTGGCTCGCGGAGATACCCGACGACAGCCGCATCGCGCTCGTCGACGGCCACCTCATGACGACGCTGCCGTCCGACGTCAAGCTCCTGCACCTCGTGCGGTGGCTGGATCCGGCGATGCCCCCGCACTACCTCGGCCGCCGGATCACCGCCGCCGACCTGCCCGGGCTGGCGGGCCTGGCCGCCGACCGGCGCCATCCCGACCACCGCACCGCCTGCCTCATCGGGCGGGCGCTGTGGGAGCACCGCCTGCTGCCCGTGCTCGCCGGCTTCGCGGGCGGCGAGGAGCTGGCCCGGGTCGACGACCAGTGGCGCGCGCACGTGTCGGCGTGGAACGACCTGGCGCGCTGGCTGCGCGAGCAGGCCGCCTCGCCGCCGGGCCTCGCCGGCCGGCTGCCCGAGGCCGGCGCGGAGGAGCCGCCCGCCGTGCTGCTCGCCCTGCTCGCGCTGGCAGCGCGGCCGGAGGAGACCGCGCGGCTGATCGCCAAGGGCGCGGCCCGGGCCCGCGAGCCGGTGTCCGAACCGGTGCCGTGGTTCACCTGGATGGTGGACGGGGCCGGCGACGATCCGCTGCGGCTGCTCGCCGTGGCGCGCGCCGCACCCGAGGCCGTGGCCGAGAGCGAGTCGCTGACGCGCGAGCGGCACGCCGCCGAACAGCGCGACGAGGCGCTGCGCACCCACCGGGCCGACCGCGAGCGGCAGCGGCTCGCCGGCCGCGGCCCGGCGATGGCGAAGGCCGTCGCGCTGACGTCGCCGCTGCTGCTGTTCTGGCTCCTGGGCAGCTGGGTCATCGGGTCGCTGTTCGGCGGCGGCGAGGACGACGGCACGGCATCGGTCGGCCTGCACAGCTCCTCTTCGGGCGTCTCCTTCGGCGTTCTGGCCGTCCTGTCCGTGCTCGCCTGGGCGGTGCAGTGCGGCAGCGAGGTCGTCGCGGCGCGCGCGCAGGGCGCGGACTACCTCCCCCACGGGCCGTGGGCGATGCTGTCGGGCATCCTCGGCGCGGGCGGCCGCGGACTGTCGACGGCGTCCCAGACGATGTCGGGCGCCGCGCGGCGAACCGGACGGCGCGGCTGCGGGTGCGTGCTCGCCGCCGCGACGCTGCCGCTGCTCCTGTTCCTTCTCCTGCTCGCGGCCGTGACGTCCGTCGCGAGCCTGCTGTGGGTCCTCGTCCTCATCGCCGTCCCCGCCGCGCACGCCGTCGCGGCCGGGGTGCGGCTGCACCACTGGCGGCAGGCACGGACGATCGGAGGGACCCCATGA
- a CDS encoding Mut7-C RNAse domain-containing protein translates to MLIGVDSEITIRVADELLMFLPATRRESPARVPYDGTSTLGHLVESLGVPLPEAGPMTADGEPAGPATRPRAGAEVHVAAVPRPQPVPLDPGQVAPRFLLDVHLGTLARRMRLLGLDTAYHNDMDDPALVVQANEEGRVLLTQDRGLLRRRALWFGAYVRGSRPDDQLRDLLDRFAPVLRPWTRCTACNGELVPVDKQEIERELRSGTRRSYDVYGRCAGCGQVYWRGAHGDHLEEIVRDATRLVDSLRQNGTGRAGAAV, encoded by the coding sequence ATGCTGATCGGCGTGGACTCCGAGATAACGATCCGCGTCGCCGACGAGCTGCTGATGTTCCTGCCCGCCACCCGGCGGGAGTCCCCGGCACGGGTCCCCTACGACGGAACCTCGACGCTGGGGCACCTCGTGGAGTCGCTGGGCGTTCCCCTGCCCGAGGCGGGTCCGATGACCGCCGACGGCGAGCCCGCCGGGCCCGCCACCCGTCCCCGCGCCGGGGCGGAGGTCCATGTGGCCGCGGTCCCGCGCCCCCAGCCCGTCCCGCTGGACCCGGGCCAGGTCGCTCCCCGCTTCCTCCTGGACGTCCACCTCGGCACGCTGGCCCGGCGCATGCGCCTGCTCGGCCTCGACACCGCCTACCACAACGACATGGACGACCCGGCGCTGGTCGTCCAGGCCAACGAGGAGGGCCGCGTCCTGCTCACGCAGGACCGCGGCCTCCTGCGCCGCCGCGCGCTGTGGTTCGGCGCCTACGTCCGCGGCTCGCGCCCCGACGACCAGCTCCGCGACCTGCTCGACCGCTTCGCGCCCGTCCTGCGCCCGTGGACGCGCTGCACCGCCTGCAACGGCGAGCTCGTCCCGGTCGACAAGCAGGAGATCGAGCGCGAGCTCCGGTCGGGCACACGCCGCAGCTACGACGTCTACGGCCGCTGCGCGGGATGCGGGCAGGTGTACTGGCGCGGGGCGCACGGCGACCATCTGGAGGAGATCGTCCGCGACGCGACGCGTCTGGTCGACTCCCTCCGGCAGAACGGAACCGGCCGGGCCGGCGCCGCGGTCTGA
- a CDS encoding 4Fe-4S single cluster domain-containing protein, protein MSAGRSPGAGDGSGETLLLAKAHYPVTTLGPGTRAGIWTQGCTLHCNGCLSRDTWDADPGRAIPVEAVLGWLASLPEPVDGVTISGGEPFQQPAALAALVRGIRAWRETRDRETIALDILVYSGYVYSRLSRAAVTREIVDMCDAVVTGPYVDRLNPGGRHPGDGSLLWRGSANQRVVPVSPLGRERYGAVAGVGDTEGRGPRVQVSVDEGPEGKRVYYIGIPRRGDMEHLTSRLDRAGVRSGDVSWRP, encoded by the coding sequence GTGAGCGCGGGCCGCTCCCCCGGGGCCGGAGACGGCTCCGGCGAGACGCTCCTGCTCGCCAAGGCGCACTACCCGGTGACCACACTCGGCCCCGGGACGCGGGCGGGGATCTGGACGCAGGGCTGCACGCTGCACTGCAACGGCTGCCTGTCCCGCGACACGTGGGACGCCGACCCGGGCCGGGCGATCCCCGTCGAGGCGGTCCTAGGATGGCTCGCGTCCCTTCCCGAACCGGTCGACGGGGTGACCATCTCGGGCGGCGAACCGTTCCAGCAGCCGGCCGCGCTGGCGGCCCTGGTGCGGGGGATCCGCGCGTGGCGGGAGACCCGCGACCGTGAGACGATTGCGTTGGACATATTGGTTTACAGCGGATATGTCTACTCTCGGCTCTCGCGCGCCGCTGTGACGCGCGAGATCGTGGACATGTGTGACGCCGTGGTCACGGGGCCGTACGTCGACCGGCTCAACCCTGGGGGGCGACACCCCGGGGACGGCTCCCTACTCTGGAGGGGGTCGGCCAACCAGCGTGTCGTGCCGGTGTCCCCCCTGGGACGCGAGCGGTACGGGGCAGTGGCCGGCGTCGGCGACACTGAAGGAAGAGGGCCCCGAGTACAGGTGTCCGTGGACGAAGGGCCGGAGGGAAAGCGGGTGTACTACATCGGGATCCCGCGAAGAGGTGACATGGAGCACCTCACGTCGAGGCTCGACCGCGCCGGGGTGCGCTCGGGGGATGTGTCATGGCGACCTTGA
- a CDS encoding FHA domain-containing protein yields MCPYCEAVLANPGAAQCDSCLRPLPQKGTPVLRVQFPTGELKVSVGQHLVLGRDAGQSPVAATFTQYDNVSRRHSTVWLDPSGTAWVRDEGSTNGTFVNGERLPRGVDAPLRDGDQLRLAADVTGTVQLN; encoded by the coding sequence ATGTGCCCGTACTGCGAGGCGGTGCTGGCCAACCCGGGCGCCGCGCAGTGCGACTCGTGCCTGCGCCCGCTGCCGCAGAAGGGCACGCCCGTCCTGCGCGTCCAGTTCCCCACGGGCGAGCTCAAGGTGTCGGTCGGCCAGCACCTGGTGCTCGGCCGCGACGCGGGCCAGTCGCCGGTGGCGGCCACGTTCACGCAGTACGACAACGTGTCGCGGCGCCACTCGACGGTGTGGCTCGACCCGTCCGGGACGGCCTGGGTGCGCGACGAGGGCTCCACCAACGGGACGTTCGTCAACGGCGAGCGGCTCCCCCGCGGCGTGGACGCCCCGCTCCGCGACGGCGACCAGCTCCGCCTGGCCGCCGACGTCACGGGCACCGTCCAGCTGAACTGA
- a CDS encoding NlpC/P60 family protein has protein sequence MAPDSHRRRRVLPTATATLLLIGLGATAPDLAHAAQPFRPASAPSAPSPTPTTEKGLRKSLDALNEEAEILTEKFNKARVEFTKARKAERDATKEAERLRALAEPARQKLGSLAAANYMAGGPDVLFGSGASAEGLSDRAYLAQSQATAVLALKKQIDQADAAERTAKAKTAQVKKAWDDAKQAREAAKTKVSEVMKRLDKLTTTHASDPRTGLTATVKGSGLPAKMARKALTKLGSPYVWAAAGPSSFDCSGLVVWAYAQVGKPGLPHYTGDLFAMGTKIPRGALRSGDLVYFGSNLHHMGIYLGDGKYLHAPQTGDVVKISKLSDRSDYAGANRI, from the coding sequence TTGGCTCCGGATTCCCACCGGCGGCGTCGCGTTCTGCCCACCGCCACCGCCACCCTGCTCCTGATCGGCCTCGGCGCCACCGCGCCGGACCTCGCCCACGCCGCCCAGCCGTTCCGGCCGGCCTCCGCGCCCTCGGCGCCGAGCCCCACGCCGACGACGGAGAAGGGCCTGCGCAAAAGCCTCGACGCGCTGAACGAAGAGGCCGAGATCCTCACGGAGAAGTTCAACAAGGCCCGCGTGGAGTTCACCAAGGCCCGCAAGGCCGAGCGGGACGCCACCAAGGAGGCCGAGCGGCTGCGCGCCCTCGCCGAGCCCGCCCGCCAGAAGCTCGGCAGCCTGGCCGCCGCGAACTACATGGCCGGCGGCCCCGACGTCCTCTTCGGCTCCGGCGCCTCCGCCGAGGGCCTGTCCGACCGCGCCTACCTGGCGCAGAGCCAGGCCACCGCCGTCCTCGCCCTGAAGAAGCAGATCGACCAGGCCGACGCCGCGGAGCGCACCGCGAAGGCGAAGACCGCGCAGGTCAAGAAGGCCTGGGACGACGCCAAGCAGGCGCGCGAGGCGGCCAAGACCAAGGTCTCCGAGGTGATGAAGCGCCTCGACAAGCTGACCACCACCCACGCGAGCGACCCGCGCACCGGCCTCACCGCCACCGTCAAGGGCTCCGGCCTGCCCGCCAAGATGGCCCGCAAGGCCCTCACCAAGCTCGGCTCCCCCTACGTCTGGGCCGCCGCCGGACCGAGCAGCTTCGACTGCTCCGGCCTCGTCGTCTGGGCCTACGCCCAGGTCGGCAAGCCCGGCCTCCCCCACTACACCGGCGACCTGTTCGCCATGGGAACGAAGATCCCCCGCGGCGCCCTCCGCTCCGGCGACCTGGTGTACTTCGGCAGCAACCTGCACCACATGGGCATCTACCTGGGAGACGGCAAGTACCTCCACGCCCCCCAGACCGGCGACGTGGTCAAAATCTCCAAACTCTCCGACCGCTCCGACTACGCCGGCGCGAACAGGATTTAG
- a CDS encoding AAA family ATPase encodes MSIDSPTLGGRLQGWPPFIRELDATLSVHSQYVLSGNLHDSFLAPSPDGGPAVLLPLRALLWETLRSSGASFMAVYDPVDGLQIVPGPNEPSGGEAASAAESLLGKVKADEKPSLEGLTRHLAAVARPQENVRAAFVIDSASRIARTPTDLEPAERDFFRFCAKLSRSARPVRVTGARPKPLYNPVVWLVERPGDLPPWLTADNENIREITIPRPHLGDRQETARLLARAFGVSDVGSDEVAAAACDAFAEQADGLTLQSMIEVTRLAKERNVDLADLPDAVRTYKLGVLDNPWSRGHLRRRVLDGEKRVPERVIGQPQAVTKTLDILKRAVLGLSGAQATRSGSRPRGVLFFAGPTGTGKTELAKAITELVFGDESAYLRFDMSEFSGEGSGDRLIGSPPGYVGHEAGGELTNAVREDPFRVILFDEIEKAHPRILDKFLQILEDGRLTDGRGNTVHFSESILIFTSNLGMFVPGRDLTAGAGAGYGAPDRVQNITPDMSYEQVEQRIKGAVADHFTTVLNRPELLNRFGDNIVVFDFISGEAAHKIFDLQFANICRRVTEEHRLVLAVKGDALQTLREWCTEELAKGGRGIGMALESHFVNPLARALFDRELVPDEKVTVTGIRREGSIVHLDLQ; translated from the coding sequence ATGAGCATTGATTCGCCGACCCTCGGGGGGCGGTTGCAGGGGTGGCCGCCGTTCATCCGGGAGCTCGACGCGACCCTCTCGGTGCACTCCCAGTACGTCCTGTCGGGCAACCTGCACGACAGCTTCCTCGCGCCGTCGCCGGACGGGGGCCCGGCGGTGCTGCTGCCGCTGCGGGCCCTGCTGTGGGAGACGCTGCGCTCCAGCGGCGCGTCGTTCATGGCCGTCTACGACCCGGTCGACGGGTTGCAGATCGTCCCCGGCCCGAACGAGCCGTCCGGGGGCGAGGCGGCGTCGGCGGCGGAGTCGCTGCTCGGCAAGGTCAAGGCGGACGAGAAGCCGTCGCTGGAGGGGCTGACGCGGCATCTGGCCGCGGTCGCCCGTCCGCAGGAGAACGTCCGCGCCGCGTTCGTGATCGACTCGGCGTCGCGCATCGCCCGGACCCCGACGGACCTGGAGCCGGCCGAGCGCGACTTCTTCCGGTTCTGCGCGAAGCTGTCGCGCAGCGCGCGTCCCGTCCGGGTCACGGGGGCGCGGCCGAAGCCGCTGTACAACCCGGTCGTCTGGCTGGTGGAGCGGCCGGGCGACCTGCCGCCGTGGCTGACGGCCGACAACGAGAACATCCGCGAGATCACGATCCCGCGCCCGCATCTCGGCGACCGGCAGGAGACCGCGCGGCTGCTGGCCCGCGCGTTCGGGGTGAGCGACGTCGGGTCGGACGAGGTGGCGGCCGCGGCGTGCGACGCGTTCGCCGAGCAGGCCGACGGGCTGACCCTCCAGTCGATGATCGAGGTGACCCGGCTGGCGAAGGAGCGCAACGTCGACCTCGCCGACCTGCCCGACGCGGTCCGCACCTACAAGCTGGGCGTGCTCGACAACCCGTGGAGCCGCGGGCACCTGCGGCGCCGGGTGCTGGACGGCGAGAAGCGCGTCCCCGAGCGGGTGATCGGGCAGCCGCAGGCGGTCACCAAGACGCTGGACATCCTCAAGCGGGCGGTGCTCGGGCTGTCGGGCGCGCAGGCGACCAGGTCCGGCAGCCGCCCGCGCGGGGTGCTGTTCTTCGCGGGCCCGACCGGCACCGGCAAGACGGAGCTGGCCAAGGCGATCACCGAGCTGGTCTTCGGCGACGAGTCGGCCTACCTGCGCTTCGACATGAGCGAGTTCTCCGGGGAGGGCTCCGGCGACCGGCTGATCGGGTCGCCGCCCGGGTACGTGGGGCACGAGGCCGGCGGCGAGCTCACCAACGCCGTCCGGGAGGACCCGTTCCGGGTGATCCTCTTCGACGAGATCGAGAAGGCGCACCCGCGGATCCTGGACAAGTTCCTGCAGATCCTTGAGGACGGGCGGCTCACCGACGGGCGCGGCAACACCGTGCACTTCTCCGAGTCGATCCTGATCTTCACCTCCAACCTCGGGATGTTCGTGCCGGGGCGCGACCTGACGGCCGGCGCCGGGGCCGGGTACGGGGCCCCCGACCGTGTGCAGAACATCACACCGGACATGTCCTACGAGCAGGTCGAGCAGCGCATCAAGGGCGCCGTCGCCGACCACTTCACGACGGTGCTGAACCGGCCGGAGCTGCTCAACCGGTTCGGCGACAACATCGTGGTGTTCGACTTCATCTCCGGCGAGGCCGCGCACAAGATCTTCGACCTGCAGTTCGCGAACATCTGCCGGCGGGTCACCGAGGAGCACCGGCTCGTCCTCGCCGTGAAGGGGGACGCGCTGCAGACGCTCCGCGAGTGGTGCACGGAGGAGCTCGCCAAGGGCGGGCGCGGCATCGGCATGGCGCTGGAGTCGCACTTCGTCAACCCGCTGGCGCGCGCGCTGTTCGACCGGGAGCTCGTCCCGGACGAGAAGGTCACGGTGACGGGTATCCGGCGCGAGGGCAGCATCGTGCACCTGGACCTCCAGTGA
- a CDS encoding response regulator receiver protein, whose product MSSGIDADIALDAAVVLSLGMTRLLGHGAGLAGRGAEALAALAAGRAEARAAALAEVRTHERALRETVERNARIAALAETRAKIGADVPLPGRLDPAERSAAELTAWCAATDPVLDEAERRLSEHLAAQVGAQIFAVPAEGLTAEAGGGAPPPPHTGDVREHLEKILARLLPDAGEAERREVAEAARLLAGAATPADAEGVLQEVRLRIQDANRRTRERRDEERRRAAERDAAEQAEAERRYVLDSITGAFEDMGYEVQAGFETLTAEDGTVTLTKGAWPDHSVRMRVDDAAHVRASMVRERPAESEDDRRVDVEREREWCEAFEAARERLAGEGIRSDVAWRLEPGVRELPVSAEARQTRGRAAQRERSRERHT is encoded by the coding sequence ATGAGCAGCGGGATCGACGCGGACATCGCGCTGGACGCGGCGGTGGTGCTCAGCCTCGGCATGACCCGCCTGCTCGGGCACGGCGCGGGCCTGGCCGGGCGCGGCGCGGAGGCGCTGGCCGCGCTCGCCGCCGGGCGCGCCGAGGCGCGGGCGGCGGCGCTCGCCGAGGTCCGCACGCACGAGCGGGCGCTGCGCGAGACGGTGGAGCGCAACGCGCGCATCGCCGCGCTCGCCGAGACCCGCGCGAAGATCGGCGCGGACGTGCCGCTGCCCGGCCGGCTCGACCCCGCCGAGCGGTCGGCCGCGGAGCTGACCGCCTGGTGCGCCGCGACCGACCCCGTCCTGGACGAGGCCGAACGGCGCCTCTCCGAGCACCTCGCCGCCCAGGTCGGCGCGCAGATCTTCGCCGTCCCCGCCGAGGGGCTGACGGCCGAGGCCGGCGGCGGCGCGCCACCGCCGCCGCACACCGGCGACGTCCGCGAGCACCTGGAGAAGATCCTGGCGCGGCTGCTGCCCGACGCCGGGGAGGCGGAGCGGCGGGAGGTCGCGGAGGCGGCGCGGCTGCTGGCCGGGGCCGCGACGCCGGCCGACGCGGAGGGCGTCCTGCAGGAGGTGCGGCTGCGGATCCAGGACGCCAACCGCCGCACCCGCGAGCGGCGGGACGAGGAGCGGCGGCGGGCGGCCGAGCGCGACGCCGCCGAGCAGGCCGAGGCCGAGCGCCGCTACGTCCTCGACTCCATCACGGGCGCGTTCGAGGACATGGGGTACGAGGTCCAGGCCGGGTTCGAGACGCTGACGGCCGAGGACGGCACCGTGACGCTGACGAAGGGCGCCTGGCCCGACCACAGCGTGCGGATGCGCGTGGACGACGCCGCGCACGTGCGCGCCTCGATGGTGCGCGAGCGGCCCGCCGAGAGCGAGGACGACCGCCGGGTGGACGTCGAGCGGGAACGGGAGTGGTGCGAGGCGTTCGAGGCGGCGCGCGAGCGCCTGGCCGGCGAGGGGATCCGCTCGGACGTGGCGTGGCGGCTGGAGCCCGGAGTGCGTGAGCTGCCCGTCTCGGCGGAGGCACGGCAGACTAGGGGCCGTGCCGCCCAACGCGAACGCTCCCGCGAGCGTCACACGTGA